The Chroicocephalus ridibundus chromosome 4, bChrRid1.1, whole genome shotgun sequence genome contains the following window.
TCTTCCCCGAGTCCTGGGGCAGCAGCACCgctgttatttttcatgtaattttggTGCCCATTTCTTGATTACTTTTTGTCATGCCCTTCTTTCCAGCCATGCCCTTCTTTCCAGCCTGAATGGTTCCGGTCATTTCACTCttgtgatttttcatttcatgtcgTTGCGGTGGTGGAGAACTGGCCTTTATGTCCAGGTGTTGGCCCACAGCACACCCCACAGCAGTCACGTAGCGTGCCTGCGGTGCGGCGTTTCCATCTGTAGACAGGCGTAAGAGCCAGGAACACAAACGGCAGGTCTCCGGAGAGGGGAGCTGGTGCCGTGCTCTCGTTGCTCCTCTTCCCTTCCGGAGGCTGAAGGAGGTGGTGGGGCCGGTGTCAGCGGGGCGTCCCTGGGTGCTTCCCCCTCTCCTGTCTTGGTCTGGTGGGcactgctgcctcccagctctgGCGAGGTCTCACCCCCTTCGCCTCAACATACTCTCATGCATTTAAGCTGAGGTGGGAAGATCTGTAGGAAATCAGATGTGAAGTTATTAATGGGGATGTTCAGAAGAATCTCAATCAATGAACTGGGAATTGGATCAAATTGGAATTTCGGTTGCCCAAAGCCCAGGTGAGGTGATGGGCAAAGGGCTGGGAAGAACTGTTTCTTTGACGTTGTTGGAGCGCACATCTGAGCTCCCAGCCAGCGGGGTGGTCACTACCTCCGTATAATTTACCAGGCTCCAAAGTACACTTTAAATACATGAATAATCATGAAACCCAGGGAGCAGTTGAGCTGCTGCAGCCGAATTTCAGAGTCAGCAGAGAGGGGCGAGAAGTGAAGCTGAACCGACATCTCTGTCTCCTAACATGTGCGAGAGGTGACAGCGAAACCCGAGATCTCCCGGTGTAAGATCAGGAGTGAGTATCTGAGGCCAAGAGTGAAGATTAGGGCTCAGGACATCTTCTCTTACCTCAGCAGGCTTTGCTTATTGCAACCAGCTATTTTGATTTCTTAATCCAAAAGTAAAGCCTTCTGGCATTGAGCTTGTGGGATAATAAATGAAAGAATAATTCAGTGCAATGGGAACTTCACGGTCAGCTCAAAGAGATTCAGCCCTAACACAGTGCGGTTTTCTGTGTAGGTGTAAGACGAAGACAAAGTATGTGGATACCTGTTGCCTTTGCACTCTTGCTGACAATACATAAGCCTAAGTAGGTCAAACAGGAACAAtgctcatttttaaaagagaactaTAAGCATTTCTagtttctccctccctttttttttttcttttcccaggacTTTAATCTTTTATATGAAGAAGCAAAGTATTACCAGCTGCAGCCAATGATTAAGGAACTTGAGCGATGGaaacaagagaaagaacaaaggaaacattTCCAGCCTTGTGACTGCTTGGTCGTAAGAGTGACTCCGGATCTGGGGGAAAGAATCGCACTGAGCGGGGAGAAAGCTTTAATAGAAGAGATCTTCCCGGAGACCGGGGACGTCATGTGCAACTCCGTAAACGCCGGCTGGAACCAGGACCCTACCCACGTTATTAGGTTTCCTTTGAACGGATACTGCCGGTTGAATTCAGTGCAGGTAATGGCCTTTTGGTGCTGGCTCATCTGTTtgctggggtgtttttttattatttcttgttcAATTATATGCAAATTATTTGCTTCTGCCCAATTACCTTCAGTGCTTATACTGCAAGGAGACATTTTCTGCCTGGTGAGATCACAGTCTTTCAGGTTTTTCTAAGTCTAAGCAGAAAAATAGATTTAGATTTTGTGTATGTTAGTGCCATGCTGGTCTCATAATGGTGTTATACTGataaatgctaattttttcaTCAATGTATAGcctgcagcaggttttttttcctccaaagtgcccccaggaagaaagagagagttccaaaaactacaaaaaaaaatctccacacCATTTTATAGAAAATGCAACAATGTGTAAATGCATAATTTATGTCTCACTCATAATTAAATGATGGTGCCTGCGGGATGGACTTAAAAAAATTGatctctgcacttttttttttttcaaaaggatgTTCTATAAAAATTGCCCagagtattttaaacaaaatgtatttcattttatgctCAGAGTTTTGACATTaggtttaaaattaaacatatgaaacaaaagaagataaCTGGACAGATAGGTGGATGGCAGCGGAAATAAATATGTGGCTTGTGTTTAGGCAGCAGCCTTATGGGCAAGAAATGCCATTTCACCAGGGATCACCGCCACCGCGGCCGAGCTTCGGTGTTGTGGCTGTCCTTGGGCTGCGCAGGAGGAACGGCGGTGATGATGCTGTTAACTTGTGCCTTAATTAACAAGGGCAAAACACAGCTCTTGGTTTTCGCATGTACGCCTGCACGACGTGCTGCAGAGAATACTTGTGTTGTGGGAAGTGGAATCAACCTATAGGGGAATATTTCCGAAGTTACCGACCCTGCAGGCGGGTTGTGGCTGCAGACACGGACTGGGCTGTGGGAAAGGCCTTAGTGGTCCTGAGGAACTTCCCCGTGGGCAAACACCCGGGGAAGAGCTGGCCCAGGGGAGGGGCtggccagaggggctggggggaggcgtAAGGGCAAGGGAGGGCGAGAACCTGCAGCCTGGGCTCACCCCTGTTGTTATTACACAGCCAGCCGAGGCGCCCTCCATCTCCCACGTTGCCAGCCGAGAGCATTTTTGGGAGACCGGGAGTTATCAGGATACGCAAAGGTGGATGGAGTCATTTTACCAGCCCGCGTTTGGCACTGACACCTCCCTCCGTGGGGCAGCCTTCCCTCGTGCCCTCCGCACTGACGCACGCTTTTGTCTGAAACCGTTCTAAACCCAGTGATTTTTGGTTCAGGGCTCTCGAGTGTTTTATTTGGTTGAGCTTTAAGAGTCCAATGCCTGTAGTTAATTTTGCGCAGCCCTTCGCAGTTTCGCGTTTGGCAGGGTTTAGAGCGGGCTGTCCCGCCGACAgaaggctggagggagggggctgggagctctggggacacccccgaattcctggctgtgctgggggagacGGCAGCAGCTGGGGTTCAGCTCAGGTAAGTGGACGGGGATGTGTCTTCGTGTCTCAGCCACGCCGTCCGGGCCATACGGTTAGATGCACGCAAGAAATCAGAATAACCACAACCATAACAGGTCCCTGCGAGCCCCTGACGGGCTCAGCACCGCAAGCGGCCACCCGAAGCACCGGGCGCCCACACGGCTCAGCGCTTGGCCCTGGTTTATGCCAGGTGGCCTCCTGGTAGGAAACGTGTGCTCGTAGTAAAAGCTGAATGCTAATTTTTGTCACTATTTGAATGCGTTTTGAATTCGGTCAAAATTCAGAGAGAATCAAAGAGTCTCTTCACAAGTTCACGTTGTGAAAAGAAATTTCTGTCAAAGAGTCCACAGTCTAAGTAATACTATTAAATTACATCATTTTACTAAATTACATCATTTTACTATATAATTAATAGAAAGTGTTTTCAAACACTTTCTGGAAAATGATGCGTTTCTGAGACCAAAGGCTGATGAAATCAGCGCTAATTATCATGGGCTCTGCTGGACTCGGGGCAGCACGTAGgtgctgcccttcccctccccaggagtTTTTGGCAAAACAGCATTAAGGCAGAAGCTGGGAGTACAGTGAAGCAAATGCACAGACTTAAGGGAGATGGGTTAGAAGGGGCAATGGCTGGAAGAGCAGAACTATTTCCAAGGAATCTCAGAGAGTGACACGGTAAGTCTGCCTGCCGTTTGCCGAGATACATCACTTCTGTCTCCTCCTGACCTCCTGAATGTGTTAGTGGCACCACCGCAGTATTTATAAATTCCTTGGatgtttggaaaatattttcatggaatgTTTTGTGTCAAGAACTGTGCATGTAAACCAAAGAACATCAAGACTGAGTAGGTAGCGGCAGCCAAAAAATACAGTAGCTCTTAATTCAACGCCCATTTGTAATTACATATAGGTGTAGAGTTTTAAGACCGATGCTGTTTTTTCAGCTCCTCGCAAGAGGTTCTGGTGAGATACATGAGCTTACCTTAGAGAAAATTCTGTGATGCTCGTATATGTTGAACATTGAATCTTCATAATTAAGACTGTATTTGTTTGTATTCTGCAAGatttaaatgaaatgcagtaAGTGAAAGTATCATGTTTCTATTTGGAAAACCTTCCAACAAAATCTAGAGTCTGTATCTTGATGTGCTCAGAATACTGCAAGAGAGAGTATATTAAATCCTAGCACAAATCCTCTATTTAATATTGTGTGTCTGTCTCCCCGTACGTAGGAGAATCACAGCTGATACTCATTTACTTTTTGGCATATTCTCTTTGGAGATTTACAGGAGAGTAGCTCTGATTTGATTCAGAGACGCTTACTGGTTTCCCTCTGCCTGCATCTTACCTTCAGAAAAAGTAACGTGCACGGAGGCAAATTCACTAAATGGCATTTAAATCTGTTCATGTTCGACGTGCCGCTGAGCCTCGTGCACCGGCGCGTACAAACCAGCGCTCAGCACCCACGGGAGCAGCCTTTAGGAGCCTTTCTCCCCCGACCTGAGCTCAACCTCATCCACGTTACACCCAAAACTCTACAATATTTAAACATTCTCTGCGTTGTTTACGGGATTCGGcctgttttgtttcttgctgAGAAAATTGATGATACTGAGGTTTTTAACACTAGATTATAGCCTGCAGTCTAGTCCTTCGAGCGCGTAGGCAGCAAAAACGAATCGCTTTGTTCTGTGTGCGGTGCTCTAAGGTGTAACGTCTGCCCGCACGGTGTGTTTGCAGAGAGCTGGCGCGGTAGAGAGGAGTCCTCTGTTAACACGCAGCCTTCCATAGCTTTGGACCGAGGCAAGCCAAGGGCACCCCCGTGCTTGGTTTCGTCTTGCCAGCagattgatttttaaaagtttttagcAAGGATTTTGAAGTCACGTCTCCCTCTGAAATCTTACCTGTCAATCCTCCGTTTCGCTCTCCGGTTCAATGGAAGAAGTCTCCTTTCCTGTAGCTGGGTGGCCTCTCACCTTCATCTCGCCAGGTCTAGGAACAGGGACGCACAAAACAGTCAAACTACCCCCCAGCCCGTGAAAGAGCAGTCGGAGGATGCCTTACTCCTCCTGCCCTCTCAAACTCCTGCCCCCGTCTCTGAGCAGGACGAAGCGTTAGTGTCTGCAGCCCGTTTCTGTCCTGCAAGCTGCCTACAGCCCAGACAAATGTGAGACTTGTAAAactttcccctctctctgttttaaaatacattttgagaaCCCACTCCCTCCCACCACCCTTTTAATCCCTCTGGGTTCATTTTTCTTCCATACACTGGAGGGCTTTTTCAGTCCTTCAGTTCTACCACTTTCTTAGTCTACAAAAGCCAGGGCAGAAGTCAGTGAGATTTGGCAGATGGGACTTTCCCGAGAACATGAGTCCCTGTGTCCCAGGGCCAGGCACAGCTCCTCGggcagctgttttccagcagcttCGGCATGGCGTGGGCAACGCTGTGCCAGagcagctcctctccttccccggTCCCTGCAGCCGGGGCAGCAAGTACAGAGTTTCGGTTCCCACTGAAACCCACGCCATGGGCTAACCCGCGGGTGGGCACCACGGGCTGCCTCCAAGGAGGGATCCCGCGGGTGAAAACCAGCTGATGCTGCCACGGTTTGCACCGCGCCACGATACCACCCTGGGGACAGTTGTCCTTTCGAAATCAGCCATCCTCAATCAAGGCTCCAAACTGATGTTTCTGGAGAAAGCAAAGCCAACGTTCAGTCAGAAAGAAATGGCGCGCTAAAAAACGCACTGTGGCTTCACGTGGGACTGTGTGCGAGGGCAGAGGGCTGGTGCACGATCTGTAGCGTGGGCCGCTTGGGCCTTGAAACGTATGACTTGTAAGTACTACTGCAGTACTTAATCTACTGCTGAAGTGCTTCACAGGCCtagtaaacacacacaaaaaagcaaattatttctataacataaacctgtgagaGCATGAGTTGACTCTGTCTGCAGGTGGGTATATTGCTCAGACACTCCTCTAGGTTGAGTGAAGTTTTTGAGCAGCTTAGTCCCTGTTGTCATGGGTGGCAGCCATCCGTCCCACAAGGATGCTGGTGATACCAAGTTCATCGGGGTTAGTAAATCCTCAGGTTGGCTTCCAGCGCCCTGGGCCCACGTGCCGGAGCGGTGGGAGCGGTGCCTTGGGCGAGACTGGGAGACCAGTGCAGGCTGCTCCCCTTGGTGGCCTTTGTCAGTGGAGAAGGACGCAGGAGCTGtttttccaggctgctgccccGGCCTCAGGGGAGCCGCCAGTGCAGGGAGGGAGCGCAGCATCTCCTCCGGTGGATCTTGCGGTGCCGTTCTGCCCAGGGTGGGTCTGGATCCGCTCTCACCTAACGCCGAGAAAAGTCTGCGTGcgccctgctctgctgggaaaCCGTATATCAACACGCTCAGCCATGTGAAAACACGGCCCCTATCACATTGCCAAGATCAGTATATCCTAGGGTAATGTGCTGTGTGACAGCCTCAGAAATTAAAGTTGCCTCTGGCTTCTCGAAATTCATGCATCTAAATTGTACCAACTTTTCTTTAGAAGGAGAAAATACATATTTGGGCAATACAAATTAACCTCTTTCTTGGGCCAGAACGTTTCCTTATTGTCCCCGTCTTGGCTGTGCATCCCGGCCCTGCCGTGCTTTGCTAAACGCATCGCTCCCTTCCGGCAGGGGAGAATCACGGCTGCATTTTCCTGAAGATCTGGTGGAAGCGTCACTCCGACTCCTGATGCATTCTCATCTGCCAAGGAAGAGCTGAGAAATGTTCTCAGCCCCTTTCTGTAGAACTGTTCACGTTACTAATGAATAACGGACACTTTTTATTACGACTTAAGCCCAGTGTTGCTTTCTGTAAGCAGTAAGAGACAGCATCAATATCACTGCAGCCCAGTATTTTACTATATAATGTACTAAGCTGCTCTGCAGAGTGCTTATTTGTttgattaatttttgttttctacagagGTTTGCTGAGAGCGAGACTTTAATCACAGTGTAGTCATTTAAGAATAAGTTATAGAATTATAGCTGAATAATATTCATTCAACGAGGACTCGAAAGACTAAATCCATCATTTCGATCCCGAATGCTTTTATCACTAAAATGTGCTAAATATtaatctgattcttttttttccccccacattgcAGGTGCTCGAAAGATTATTTCAGAAGGGATTTAACGTGGCAGCTTCGTGCGGCGGTGGGGTGGATTCCTCTCAGTTCAGCGAATACGTGCTGTGTCGCGAGGACAGACGACCACAACCTACCCCAACAATCAGAATAAAACAGGAGCCCCTGGACTAGACCCCCCCGTACTCCTTTGTAACCGTAGAAGTGTTTAATAGTCCCTTATGTGAAACACTAAGGATTTGCAAAACAGTATTAGCAAACAGATTTTGACTTTATGTTGCCGATTAGTGGTACTCTGAAACTACCTGTCATATAGCCAGCcatgaaatgcatttgaaaaaccAGTTGTGCGTTTTTCACGATGAAATTCCCGAGCGCGCTCAGCGCTCCGGCCCCGCTGGGAACGTCCTGTGGGCCCAACCGCCGCCGTGGTGAGAAAGGCAACGCCCCGTAAACCCCCGACCCTCCATCGGACTCTGCAGAAAGACCAATTAAAGCAATTTGACGAGATCAGCAGGAGAAACAGTTCCGACGGCCGCTCCAGCGGTCCCTGATGCTGCGACGCGTGGAAGTGGGCGCCTCCGAGAGGAAGATGGAGCACTAAAAACTGCACTGAGCGTCTTCCCCGACTGCCGCTCTCCTTCATATCAGCTGTGCTTTACACCTCCGTACACGACGTCACACTGCCGTGATCGTACTCCCTCATGCTAGCAAATGGCTTATTTTTATACAGCGTTTCCAACTGAAATCTCTCTCTGTGGACAGAATCCAGAATCAGAAAAGGACCGATTTCTAGTCAACTGGTGCTCAgtactaaaaaaaccccccacaaaccgaacaaaaaagggacaaaaaaattaGACAAGGCCGATTTTGGCAATATTTGCAAAAGTAGGGATCTGGAAGCACAAAGTGAAATGCCATCCACCATCCCACGAGGGTCACGCACCAAACGCGGAGCTGTAGTTCTCTCAAAGCCAGTCTTGTTTTGACGCGGAAACTGTTAAGTTTTGCATCCTCAAGGAAGCGTGGTTCTGCC
Protein-coding sequences here:
- the KCTD15 gene encoding BTB/POZ domain-containing protein KCTD15 isoform X2 — protein: MEGRSMSRLSLTRSPVSPLAAQGIPLPAQLTKSNAPVHIDVGGHMYTSSLATLTKYPDSRISRLFNGTEPIVLDSLKQHYFIDRDGEIFRYILSFLRTSKLLLPDDFKDFNLLYEEAKYYQLQPMIKELERWKQEKEQRKHFQPCDCLVVRVTPDLGERIALSGEKALIEEIFPETGDVMCNSVNAGWNQDPTHVIRFPLNGYCRLNSVQVLERLFQKGFNVAASCGGGVDSSQFSEYVLCREDRRPQPTPTIRIKQEPLD
- the KCTD15 gene encoding BTB/POZ domain-containing protein KCTD15 isoform X3, yielding MSRLSLTRSPVSPLAAQGIPLPAQLTKSNAPVHIDVGGHMYTSSLATLTKYPDSRISRLFNGTEPIVLDSLKQHYFIDRDGEIFRYILSFLRTSKLLLPDDFKDFNLLYEEAKYYQLQPMIKELERWKQEKEQRKHFQPCDCLVVRVTPDLGERIALSGEKALIEEIFPETGDVMCNSVNAGWNQDPTHVIRFPLNGYCRLNSVQVLERLFQKGFNVAASCGGGVDSSQFSEYVLCREDRRPQPTPTIRIKQEPLD
- the KCTD15 gene encoding BTB/POZ domain-containing protein KCTD15 isoform X1, translating into MFCFAPLQHGQRRRSPAAPAARAAAPAPALRTAQPRRGGGSAEGRSMSRLSLTRSPVSPLAAQGIPLPAQLTKSNAPVHIDVGGHMYTSSLATLTKYPDSRISRLFNGTEPIVLDSLKQHYFIDRDGEIFRYILSFLRTSKLLLPDDFKDFNLLYEEAKYYQLQPMIKELERWKQEKEQRKHFQPCDCLVVRVTPDLGERIALSGEKALIEEIFPETGDVMCNSVNAGWNQDPTHVIRFPLNGYCRLNSVQVLERLFQKGFNVAASCGGGVDSSQFSEYVLCREDRRPQPTPTIRIKQEPLD